One Clarias gariepinus isolate MV-2021 ecotype Netherlands chromosome 18, CGAR_prim_01v2, whole genome shotgun sequence genomic window carries:
- the LOC128506289 gene encoding basement membrane-specific heparan sulfate proteoglycan core protein-like: MEVIRSTLIFSSLLLTVLAQKPVVSIEPRRADVKQGETVSFRCKVTSGASPIQLEWKRGNNQPLADNVKVGPDGSVLTIAFARPGNQGQYHCTATTAQGKGTTAASLNVKQPPKVRINPSGQARVRVGEVKSLECSATGRPRPSITWIKQEAGREDELVSTTTDTSVTAKVMVQDGGTFVCRAQNKDGTAEQKVVLKVEGGATEPKATVDTTDMTVVEGQTVEMHCQATGSPTPVITWSKLRAPLPWQYRTEGGTLTLSNVGRQDSGQYICNATNSEGFSEAYVQMEVETKPYATTIPDVVTARRGDAMHVQCVAHGSHPITYQWTRVGRAVLSSKAKINDGLLTISPLKVTDSGTYKCVATNHIGTSEAFTTVTVKA, translated from the exons TGTTGGCTCAGAAGCCGGTGGTGTCGATCGAGCCCCGCAGAGCCGACGTTAAACAGGGCGAGACGGTGAGCTTCCGGTGCAAAGTGACCAGTGGTGCTTCGCCGATACAGCTGGAGTGGAAACGAGGCAACAACCAACCGCTAGCAG ATAACGTTAAAGTCGGACCAGATGGTTCGGTACTGACCATTGCTTTTGCTCGGCCCGGTAACCAGGGACAGTACCACTGCACAGCAACCACCGCACAAGGAAAAGGCACCACCGCGGCATCGCTAAATGTGAAGC agcctCCAAAGGTGCGTATCAACCCATCCGGCCAAGCAAGGGTGAGAGTGGGTGAAGTCAAATCTCTTGAGTGCTCTGCCACAGGAAGGCCCCGCCCCTCCAtcacctggattaaacaggaagCAGGAAGAGAGGATGAACTGGTTTCCACGACGACAGACACCAGTGTGACagcaaag GTGATGGTTCAGGATGGTGGGACGTTTGTGTGTCGTGCCCAGAACAAGGACGGCACAGCGGAGCAGAAGGTGGTGCTTAAGGTAGAGGGCGGAGCCACAGAGCCCAAAGCTACGGTTGATACCACGGACATGACGGTTGTTGAGGGACAAACAGTAGAAATGCACTGCCAGGCTACag GTTCCCCCACACCTGTTATTACCTGGTCTAAGCTGCGTGCTCCGTTGCCATGGCAATACAGGACTGAAGGAGGAACTCTGACTCTCAGTAACGTCGGACGGCAAGATTCAG GTCAGTACATCTGTAACGCCACAAACTCAGAAGGCTTCAGTGAGGCGTACGTGCAGATGGAGGTGGAGA CTAAGCCGTATGCTACCACCATTCCCGATGTTGTTACCGCTCGTCGTGGGGACGCTATGCATGTGCAGTGTGTTGCCCATGGCTCTCACCCAATCACCTACCAATGGACACGTGTGGGCAGGGCGGTGTTGTCCTCAAAGGCAAAGATCAATGATGGTCTTCTGACAATTTCTCCGCTCAAAGTGACTGACAGCGGGACGTACAAGTGCGTGGCCACCAATCACATAGGCACCAGTGAGGCCTTCACCACTGTCACCGTTAAAG CATAA